A genomic region of Rhodococcus pyridinivorans contains the following coding sequences:
- a CDS encoding GlsB/YeaQ/YmgE family stress response membrane protein, translated as MGQIIGTIIFGAVIGILARLVIPGKQAMGMLITIVIGIIGALIGYWIWGLISSEGNENTSGIDWIRWIISIAVAVVLTLIYTSATRERR; from the coding sequence ATGGGACAGATCATCGGCACGATCATCTTCGGCGCAGTCATCGGTATCCTCGCCAGGTTGGTGATCCCCGGTAAGCAGGCGATGGGGATGCTCATCACCATCGTCATCGGCATCATCGGTGCGCTGATCGGTTACTGGATCTGGGGTCTGATCTCGTCCGAGGGGAACGAGAACACCTCCGGCATCGACTGGATCCGCTGGATCATCTCCATCGCCGTCGCTGTGGTGCTCACCCTCATCTACACGTCTGCGACGCGCGAGCGGCGGTAG
- a CDS encoding acetoacetate--CoA ligase: MEPQWTPTDVDIEQANVTGFTRFVEERHGLDLPGYRALWQWSVDEPGAFWQAVWDAFDVVSHTDPGPALADASMPGAVWFPGARLNFAEYVFRERPPDEAAIVHLDEEGRRREVCWSELERRTAALAATLRAHGVGEGDRVVGYLPNIPEAIVALLATASIGAVWAGCGQDYAAPAAIDRLGRLEPRALVTATGYRYAGRRHDRVDEVDVLRAAMPGLALTVVVSEEETSFDTSGFDTSGQTGTVLDWRDAVSGDAALEPLPVPFDHPLWVVFSSGTTGPPKGLVHGHGGVLLEHLKALSLHLDLRPGDRFLWYTSPSWMMWNFLLSGLLVGCTVVTYDGAPSHPEVDRLWRIAAEENVTVLGTSPGYVLACIKAGVVPQDDHDLSALRGVGVTGSTLPASSSAWLSDNAGEHVQVMSISGGTDVVTAFVGAVPTVPVWPGEISVPCLGVAVDAFDETGRPVRGEVGELVVTVPMPSMPVRFWNDPDGSRYRDAYFSVYPGVWRHGDWITITERGTFEMHGRSDSTLNRHGVRMGSADIYQAVENLPEVVESLVLGIEQPDGTYRMPLFVVLAEGVTLTDDLKERIRAAVREHASPRHVPDEIVAAPGVPHTRTGKKLEVPLKRILQGADPGRVVDRTAIDEPDLLDWYRDQA, translated from the coding sequence GTGGAACCGCAATGGACTCCGACGGACGTCGACATCGAGCAGGCGAACGTCACCGGATTCACCCGGTTCGTCGAGGAGAGACACGGACTCGACCTGCCCGGCTACCGGGCGTTGTGGCAGTGGTCCGTCGACGAGCCCGGCGCATTCTGGCAGGCAGTGTGGGACGCCTTCGACGTCGTCTCCCACACCGACCCCGGCCCGGCTCTGGCCGACGCCTCCATGCCCGGTGCCGTGTGGTTCCCGGGCGCGCGACTGAACTTCGCCGAGTACGTCTTCCGGGAGCGTCCCCCGGACGAGGCCGCCATCGTCCACCTCGACGAGGAGGGACGCCGGCGCGAGGTCTGCTGGTCCGAACTCGAACGCCGGACGGCCGCGCTCGCCGCGACGCTCCGCGCGCACGGGGTGGGGGAGGGTGATCGTGTCGTCGGCTACCTGCCCAACATCCCCGAAGCGATCGTCGCCCTGCTCGCCACGGCGAGCATCGGGGCCGTCTGGGCCGGATGTGGACAGGACTACGCCGCACCTGCGGCGATCGACCGTCTGGGCAGACTCGAACCACGAGCACTCGTCACGGCAACCGGATACCGCTACGCAGGACGGCGGCACGACCGCGTCGACGAGGTGGACGTACTCCGCGCCGCGATGCCTGGCCTCGCCCTGACGGTCGTCGTGTCGGAGGAGGAGACATCGTTCGACACGTCCGGGTTCGACACGTCCGGGCAGACCGGGACCGTTCTGGACTGGCGGGACGCTGTCTCCGGCGACGCCGCTCTCGAACCCCTACCCGTTCCCTTCGACCATCCGTTGTGGGTGGTCTTCTCCTCCGGCACCACCGGCCCACCGAAAGGCTTGGTGCACGGCCACGGTGGTGTGCTGCTCGAACACCTCAAGGCGTTGTCGCTGCACCTCGACCTCCGTCCCGGCGACCGCTTCCTCTGGTACACCAGCCCGAGCTGGATGATGTGGAACTTCCTGCTCTCGGGGCTGCTCGTGGGATGCACCGTCGTCACCTACGACGGCGCCCCGTCCCATCCCGAGGTCGATCGCCTGTGGCGGATCGCGGCCGAGGAGAACGTCACGGTGCTCGGGACGAGCCCCGGCTATGTGCTGGCCTGCATCAAGGCCGGTGTCGTCCCGCAGGACGACCACGATCTGTCGGCCCTCCGCGGCGTCGGGGTCACCGGGTCGACGCTGCCCGCCTCGTCGTCGGCGTGGCTGTCGGACAACGCCGGCGAGCACGTGCAGGTGATGTCGATCTCCGGCGGGACCGACGTCGTGACGGCCTTCGTCGGCGCCGTCCCCACGGTGCCCGTGTGGCCGGGAGAGATCTCGGTGCCCTGCCTCGGCGTGGCGGTCGACGCCTTCGACGAAACGGGGCGGCCGGTGCGCGGAGAGGTCGGCGAACTCGTGGTGACCGTCCCCATGCCGTCCATGCCCGTGCGGTTCTGGAACGACCCGGACGGCAGTCGCTACCGCGATGCGTACTTCTCCGTCTATCCGGGTGTGTGGCGCCACGGCGACTGGATCACGATCACCGAGCGCGGAACCTTCGAGATGCACGGCAGGTCCGACTCCACCCTCAACCGCCACGGTGTGCGGATGGGCAGTGCCGATATCTACCAGGCCGTGGAGAACCTGCCCGAGGTCGTCGAGTCGCTCGTCCTCGGCATCGAACAACCCGACGGCACGTACCGCATGCCGCTGTTCGTCGTCCTCGCCGAGGGCGTCACGCTCACCGACGACCTGAAGGAACGGATCCGTGCGGCCGTGCGCGAGCACGCCTCGCCCCGGCACGTGCCCGACGAGATCGTCGCCGCGCCCGGGGTGCCGCACACCCGCACCGGTAAGAAGCTCGAGGTTCCCCTCAAACGGATCCTGCAGGGAGCCGATCCCGGCCGCGTCGTCGACCGCACCGCGATCGACGAACCCGACCTGCTCGACTGGTACCGCGACCAGGCGTGA